A region of the Bradysia coprophila strain Holo2 unplaced genomic scaffold, BU_Bcop_v1 contig_232, whole genome shotgun sequence genome:
AATTCCACACGTACGCGTGAGTGAAACGACACTCTTtacgcttcttttgttgacaacatgtaGAACGATGTTGAACAATTAAAGCTGTGGAATGCTAAATTAGCAATGCTCACCAATTACAAACTttaattgagttgagtttacCTCTCTAGGAAGCTATATGTGCTGTTGAACTTTATTGAAACAGTCGGACAGTTCCAATAACATAATAAAACGACTACTGCTGGCAAAAATACCGACGAGAAAAATAGGCGATCAGCTCTGCTTAGTCATTAGTGTTCTCTAACATATTGTAGTTCCACGGTTACCCTAACGTTACGTTTGACTATTGTACTATTAAGTTTCATTCTGTGTACCGTCGGAAAAAGTGTGATAAGAATATTGAAGTGAAACATTTAGTTTCTAGCACTAGGAGATAATTTGcaacgaatgaagtaacagatttaatgggCTCAGCATCGTCACGTAAACAAAGAAAGGGATTCCTAGTAAAATAGTAGCGAAAAGACAGGTGCAATTGCTCAATTTTTCGATGGTACGAGTAGACACAAGCGGTTacaataaacagaaaattttattttttttggcacTTGAAAAATCAGAGTCGTTGCTCATCAACgttttacattatttatacAAACGCACTGAACGCTTAGTAAAGCTTGCGCTTAATTCCCCTTAATTCGATTGTAGATGTACCCGGCTGATCTACGAATCATCTTCGGTTTCAATATCCTGACAATCAGGAATAACTTTAAATCCTTTCATACTTTCAACGACCTTATCTTCGCGATAAGGAGTAACGACGAAATGGTCAGCACCGGTTTCTCGTCTGTTCGGTAAACTTCTTCGTCCAAGCGACAGTTTCGCTTTCATTTTTGTTCCATTCGCGCGTAAACTATTCGACATTTTGCTGAAAAATCCCCCCATCCGTTCAGCTGGCTGTAGCGACGACTTTTTCGGCTTTCGTCGCGTCCGTTTATTCTGTTCGATTTGTTGCCCATCTGAATCAGATTCAGATGAGGTTTCGATGTGTGTACGTTTCTGCGGGATTTCAGCCAAGTTCATCGAGTTACCAGCCGACCATCTACGTTTCAAACGGATCAGTAATCTATCTCCCCTTTCGGCAGGTCGTTGATCACATTCTTGTTCTATAATGAAATTAGTCCAATGAAATACATGTCTAACACAGAGCAGAACATCGTCTCGTACCATACTCGCTACATCCAGAATTTGACTCCCCCATATTATCATCCTGCGATTTCGAACTCACAGAGGAAGGTGACGCTTGGCCTTCGACAGGTGATAGATCTTCGTTCTAATGAAGAGATAATAGACACTCCAGTTGGTGGGTTGCAATGTTTAAACTATAAATCGCGCAGGTCACCTCAGCAGCTGGCATGAGAGTCAATAAAATTTGGTCGGTATTCCCAGCCGCCTTTTCAGGccgacaattttcttttactgaTTCTCATGCCATGCCTGTGAGAGTTTACTGATTTAAGTTTTACCTGAGAAACCGGAACTGGAACTGGAGCATCATTTGCGCGCAATATCTGTTCGTCCATGGAATTCATTCTTGGAACGCCGGAATCGGGAAGgatgataagaaaattgaCTGCATCATTCGTCACCTCTTTACCACATCTTCCTCTTGCGATGAGCTCATCATCGGACAAGGACCGACTttcgaaatttgattttctctgTGTTTGCTGGCCTAGTTTTTGTATTAATTCGTCGTCACTCAAGTAAACCGCATTCGAGATTTCTGTGCCGACTGTATTTTGGCTCGAATCGCTAATATCAGTCAAATCGCAGTCATGTTCGCCTTTGTGGAAATCATTCTTATGCTCGTCCTGTTCCCCGTTGCACATGTTTTCATCTGAGTCGCTTGGGTTGCTGCGATCGTCGGGTCCTTCATCTATGATTAATTCATCGTGATCACTGGACCATTCCAAGCGTTGAGATGGAGAATATTCCAAACCACTTGCATCTTTCATGGAACTTTGAGAGGAGTCTGCTATAAACAGTGTTGATAAACGCTTCCCCTCTACAGCTTGTACCATTGACTCATTCAATTCGCTTTCAGATTCACGCTCAAACTGTAGACATTTTGGTCTGAGTTTACTGATTCTATCTTGTACCATTTCAGCGTTGCCAATTGCGTACTCAAGTTTACTGCACGTACtgcactcacacacaaaatcttttcgtttcgtttgaaCAATGCCATAGACCACTAATTCAGGTGATTCGTTCCCAGATGTATTTGGTTCAATGTGTTGACAAAATCCATAGCTTGAGTCGCATTCAGACCCAATAGTTTCCTTTTTCGAATCACAAAGGTCGTCGATGACTGGTTCAGTTGAGCCGATGTCATAGGAATTATCTTTCATAGCTTCGTCGTCCTCATTGCTTAAGTCGGCACACGAAATGATATTTGGTTTCGCTTCACTATACCCATCAGTGACTGGTTCGCTTACGTCGTTGTCATTGGAACAGCTTGAGTGAATGTCCTTCCGCACCTCTACCAATGGACCAGTACTAACAATACTTAGTACTTTGATTGGAGATGTAGATTGCTCATAAACCTCGACGGAGCTATCAGTCCCTATCCCTTGTTGTTCAAGTACGTCCGTGATTTTGGTGACAATCACATGAGACACTAGAGTTTCTTCCAAAAGAGAGACATCCAAAGCCTTCTGTTCCTTCGTAGCAGTTTCCGTGATAATATTCCGTCTCGATTCATCGTCGACGATCGATTCAGTTGAGCGGGTCTCATATGTTTCTTCTTTCAGAGCTTGACTGCAATTATCATCGTTGTTTAAATCGCCAGATGAATTACTGATCTGACTGATGACGTCAGTGACCGGTTCAGCTGAGTCGTTAAAAGAGATCGACTGTGTGTCCTTTCGCATTTCCACTAATAAGCTTGTCTTTATAGCACGTATCACTGGCGACAGAGAAGGCTGTTGGGACGTGTCGCATCCGCCAGTTCCAATCGGTTGTTGTTCAAGTAATTCAGAGTTGTCGGTGACAAGCACACGGTGAGCTTCTTTCAATGGAGAGACATCTGAAATCATGTCTTCCTTCTGCTGCGATTCATCGTCCATGATCGCTTCAGTATTATAGTATTTGTCGCTAGCAGCTTCACTGCAGTTATCCTCGTTGTTCAAACCGTCAGACGGATCAGTGATTTGACTAATGTAGTCAGCGATCGGTTCACTTGAGATGTTGACATTGCAACAATTCGATTGCGGACCCTGTTCCAATGGGCTTGTAGGTTGTGGTTTCACTGGCGATGGCGATGCAGACGGTTGAAGGGTATCTGCGCAGCTGTTAGTGCGAATCGTTTGTTGTTGAAGTAGTTCCGAGTTGTCGTTGTCAATCATGTGAGAAACGACAGCTTCTTCCAATGGAGGGACATCCGAAATCAAGTCCTTCTTAATAGAAGATCCCGTAATATCTTGATTGCAATTAGCGTCGTTGTTTAAATCGACAGTTGAGTCGTTGTCATTGGAACAATTAGATTGCGAATCCTGTCCCATTTTTACCAATGGGCTTGTATTTCCAGCACTTAGAGCTTTCAATGGCGATACAGTGGACTCATGGGCTTCGCAGCAGCTGGTTGACGATTGACATTCCGAGTTATCGGTGACAGTCACTTGAGATGCGACCACACCATCCAATACAGAATTATCCGAAACTATTTCTGTCTTCGGAATAATTTCCATTACGTACGGGTTACGGGTACATTCCACATCGGACCCCTCACTGTCACTAGAGATAAGAATCACCTCTCTGAATGAAAGTCTTTTCTTTGCAGAGCGAGTGCGAGGACGATAAAGAAACCAGTTCTTATTGTCCGGAGTAGCTTTCAGTGTATTTGAAATCGGCACTGTGTCCGACACGTTGTTCTGTAATTTTATAATTCAGTTTCAGCAACGAAAAATCGGCCTGagtcaatcaaattttaatttaccaaTTGAGCCATCGATAGAAGTGGTAAAGTGGGCTTTCTGTCCTCCGAAACTTTGGGAAAAGTCCCGTTGGTTAGCTGGTccggtaaatttattttcgattgatCTGCAACACTATGCACAGCATTTTCCTTATCAGAAGGAAGATTGTCGACCGttgaatttatcatttttaggAATGTAATTCACACGCACCACACCATGTAAGTACGTGAACGTCAATGAGGTTATGATGTTATGTAACTTAATGCGACGATAGTTGGTATCCgtgaataaaataataaatttttaattgactgggaGCAAAGAGTGTGAAGGAGGTCAAGAAGTAgcgcaatttttaattttcgattaatATCGATATTGACACTCACTTTTTGgcatttttcgctttttttcaaaatttatttttgtgtcgCAGTTTCTCTTAATGCCGGGATATGCAACCGAAGTACTCTTTTAGATTTACGGAAGACTAGATACTCGTAAGACATCTGGAGTTGTAATAGAGAGGTGACAAGACATGTGACCTCCAGTGTACTCCAAGAATCAAAGTATGAGATGAGTTTGTAGTTAAAGACCTCTGTGATTTTTAAATGCTTTTTGAAGAGAGAGAAAACCACTTCAATTTTACTTGTTCCGCCGTCAGCTGTCAAAAATTCATGCACAGACTGGTCTCGACTAGTATGATGAAAGCGCGAGAGTtccgaagaccagttaattatGACTTActttggggtacttgtcataGCGTagattcatataaatttttgacgTATCTCTAAGGTAAGTTAAAATAACTGCGGTCCAAAATTatattgaattctctctcatcataacagtctaagaaaaagaaaattgagagtcGAACCCTGGTTCATGTGCCTTTACACAAGGACGTATGCGAAGTTTCCAATGCTGTATTGCGACACCAGATGCATTGATAGTGCCATCACATTCATGTTgtacattgaaaaaaatctaaattgacAGTTGTGCTGGTTTTAACcagttacagacggctgtcatctgttatcgacaacgacagcaagaataaacgaTAAGCTCTGACTGATGATGTactatatagcaaaaagcaaggtaaggaggtaatgccattcagacgagcggcctagcacataagttcgatgccaatgacatctttttttaaatagttgACCACaatttacttgtatttcacaaaaatattttcactatctcacaacagatggcccgactttctattccattttttggtTGCTAGTAATCTCGCgacgcgtcattcacaataattcacattttgacacattttgtataaggaagatgtcactttgtgaattattgtgaatgacgcttCGCGAGATTCCTCAACacccattttttg
Encoded here:
- the LOC119076017 gene encoding uncharacterized protein LOC119076017 isoform X1, translated to MINSTVDNLPSDKENAVHSVADQSKINLPDQLTNGTFPKVSEDRKPTLPLLSMAQLNNVSDTVPISNTLKATPDNKNWFLYRPRTRSAKKRLSFREVILISSDSEGSDVECTRNPYVMEIIPKTEIVSDNSVLDGVVASQVTVTDNSECQSSTSCCEAHESTVSPLKALSAGNTSPLVKMGQDSQSNCSNDNDSTVDLNNDANCNQDITGSSIKKDLISDVPPLEEAVVSHMIDNDNSELLQQQTIRTNSCADTLQPSASPSPVKPQPTSPLEQGPQSNCCNVNISSEPIADYISQITDPSDGLNNEDNCSEAASDKYYNTEAIMDDESQQKEDMISDVSPLKEAHRVLVTDNSELLEQQPIGTGGCDTSQQPSLSPVIRAIKTSLLVEMRKDTQSISFNDSAEPVTDVISQISNSSGDLNNDDNCSQALKEETYETRSTESIVDDESRRNIITETATKEQKALDVSLLEETLVSHVIVTKITDVLEQQGIGTDSSVEVYEQSTSPIKVLSIVSTGPLVEVRKDIHSSCSNDNDVSEPVTDGYSEAKPNIISCADLSNEDDEAMKDNSYDIGSTEPVIDDLCDSKKETIGSECDSSYGFCQHIEPNTSGNESPELVVYGIVQTKRKDFVCECSTCSKLEYAIGNAEMVQDRISKLRPKCLQFERESESELNESMVQAVEGKRLSTLFIADSSQSSMKDASGLEYSPSQRLEWSSDHDELIIDEGPDDRSNPSDSDENMCNGEQDEHKNDFHKGEHDCDLTDISDSSQNTVGTEISNAVYLSDDELIQKLGQQTQRKSNFESRSLSDDELIARGRCGKEVTNDAVNFLIILPDSGVPRMNSMDEQILRANDAPVPVPVSQNEDLSPVEGQASPSSVSSKSQDDNMGESNSGCSEYEQECDQRPAERGDRLLIRLKRRWSAGNSMNLAEIPQKRTHIETSSESDSDGQQIEQNKRTRRKPKKSSLQPAERMGGFFSKMSNSLRANGTKMKAKLSLGRRSLPNRRETGADHFVVTPYREDKVVESMKGFKVIPDCQDIETEDDS
- the LOC119076017 gene encoding uncharacterized protein LOC119076017 isoform X2, whose amino-acid sequence is MQNFSFHEISCDPLKPSKRNESKQQDITGSSIKKDLISDVPPLEEAVVSHMIDNDNSELLQQQTIRTNSCADTLQPSASPSPVKPQPTSPLEQGPQSNCCNVNISSEPIADYISQITDPSDGLNNEDNCSEAASDKYYNTEAIMDDESQQKEDMISDVSPLKEAHRVLVTDNSELLEQQPIGTGGCDTSQQPSLSPVIRAIKTSLLVEMRKDTQSISFNDSAEPVTDVISQISNSSGDLNNDDNCSQALKEETYETRSTESIVDDESRRNIITETATKEQKALDVSLLEETLVSHVIVTKITDVLEQQGIGTDSSVEVYEQSTSPIKVLSIVSTGPLVEVRKDIHSSCSNDNDVSEPVTDGYSEAKPNIISCADLSNEDDEAMKDNSYDIGSTEPVIDDLCDSKKETIGSECDSSYGFCQHIEPNTSGNESPELVVYGIVQTKRKDFVCECSTCSKLEYAIGNAEMVQDRISKLRPKCLQFERESESELNESMVQAVEGKRLSTLFIADSSQSSMKDASGLEYSPSQRLEWSSDHDELIIDEGPDDRSNPSDSDENMCNGEQDEHKNDFHKGEHDCDLTDISDSSQNTVGTEISNAVYLSDDELIQKLGQQTQRKSNFESRSLSDDELIARGRCGKEVTNDAVNFLIILPDSGVPRMNSMDEQILRANDAPVPVPVSQNEDLSPVEGQASPSSVSSKSQDDNMGESNSGCSEYEQECDQRPAERGDRLLIRLKRRWSAGNSMNLAEIPQKRTHIETSSESDSDGQQIEQNKRTRRKPKKSSLQPAERMGGFFSKMSNSLRANGTKMKAKLSLGRRSLPNRRETGADHFVVTPYREDKVVESMKGFKVIPDCQDIETEDDS